ATCCTCTCGCTCTTCCTCAAGCAGATTCCGCTCTCCGATGTGGCCGGTCTCGTCGCCCGCGGCGAGGCGATCAGCGGCGAAGAAGCAGAGGCGCTCGAGGCCCAGCAGCGCGCTGACCGCACGGCCAAGATGCGCTTCGACTCAGCCGAAGAACTTGTGTCGACGGGCTCGACTCCGACCCAGAGCGGCGAACGCACGCCGTGAGGTCCGTCACGGTCGGGAAGTGATCAGCGGCTCCGGGTAACCTCTCGCCGCCCGGAGCGCTCGATCAGGAGTAGAAGGCGCCGCCGCCATCCACCGAGATGGCGGCCAGGCGGAACGCGTGGGTCCGCACGATCTCGGTCGAGGCACCGACCCTTGGTTACGCGACGGTACGCACCCGCGCCACGATGACGATCCCGCCGGCGACCACGAGCGTTCCCGCGGTGACGTACAGGACTGCGTAATTCGGGCCCGCTGCGCCGATGCCCAGGATTAGGGGCGCGAGGAACGGCGCCAGCGCGTTGGGGATCTTCTGCGAGAACGTCGTTATCCCCATGAACCGGCCCGCCTGGGTCTCCCTGAGCGGCAGCACGTCGAGCACCATCGCCTGGTTGACCGCGAGGAAGACAGCGATTCCCAGGGTGGACGCGACGCCGCCCAGGATCAGGATCGGCATGGAGTAGGCCAGAGCTCAAGGGCGACCCTCAATGTCACTGACGTCATCGGCGCCGCAGCTGATCACGCTTTCGCGGACACTTCGTCTCGCGACGCGGCACGACGGCTGTGGCGCGAGATGAGCGCTGATGCTCACATCCTCGGTTGGTCGCTCTTTCAGCGGACAACCTTCGGCCCGGCGGACCGACGCACGGGCGTCGGCGAGGGTAAAGCTCCAGGAAGCCTGGAGCTCGTCGCGGAGCCGTTCCTCGCCTCTTACCGACTATTGAAATGCGGGTGGTCGCTGTTCGACTACCGCTGCGAGGCACCCTAGCCCGCACCCACGCCCGGCATCACGAGACGGCGTTGCCTTGGGGGCGGTCGACTCACGGGGTGCGAGTTCCCGGCATGCACGCCTCCGCACTCGTTCATATCGCCGCGCTCTCAGGTTCGACATCAAGTCAACGTGTCGCGTCGAATGCCCGCGCCACCGCAGTCCGCGCGCTCTCACCTGCTCACCCCCTTCTTACTTCCCTGTCTGGCCGTTTACCGACGATAAGACCACTTATCTCAGCTATCCGGCCTAGTGAGCGTCGAGCAGCGCACCCATCTGCTTCGCGATCATCGTCGTCGCGAACTTCGGGTTCAGGCGCGACAGACGATCCATCGCCGCCGCGTCCGAGCCGATCGTCGCGCGGAAGCGGTTCTTGACGATGGCATCGACGATCACGCGACCAGCCTCCTGCGGTGTGGTCGTCTTGTACGAGCTGTTCTCTGCCGAGGCGTCGCCGCCCAGATCCACGCCGGAGTTCGCGGCGATTCCGGTGCTGATCGCTCCGGGGAAGATCACGGTCACGTGCACGTTCGTGTCGAGCAGCTCTGCGTACAGCGCTTCGGTGAGCAGCTTCACCGCCGCCTTCGACGCTCCGTAGACCGCCTGCCCCGGCACGGGCGCGTACGAGCCCATGCTCGCGACGTTCAGCAGAGACGCCTCCGGTCGGGCGATCAGGTGCGGGAGGAACGCCTTGCACACGTTCATGACTCCCCAGAAGTTCACGTTCATGACCTTCTCGATCTCGGAGAACGGCAGATCGTTGACCTTGACGAACTTCTGGATCACACCCGCGATGTTCGCGACTCCGTCGACCTGACCGTGCGCGGCGACCACTGCCTCGGGCAGCGCGTCGATCGCACCCCGATCGGTGATGTTCACGACGTGCGCGGTGAAGCGGCTACCGGCCCCGGCGATGCGGGCCGTCTCGTCCAGACCGGCCGCGTTGAGGTCGACGCCGGCGACAGAAGCGCCCCCGGCGAGCAGTCTGAGCGTGACCTCGCGTCCGATGCCGTTCCCTGCGCCGGTGACGACGAAGACCTTGCCTGAGATGTCCATGGGTTCCTTCTGGGTGGGTGGGTCGCGATCAGAGCGACGGGGAAGAGATCTCGGCGAGGATGCGGTCGAGCGTTCGGGTGACCGAGATCGTCGTCGCCGCGTCGTGCCAGGGATGCTCACGCAGGCCGGAGTCGATCGCTGCAGTCACGGCCTCGAGCATCGGGCCGTAGCCGTTGCCGACTCGCGGATGCTCCACCCGCTCTGGCGCGCAGAAGATACGCTCGGCGGTGCCCGCGTGCACACGAGCGGTGCTGCCCGCCCAGAACATCGGGTCGATCGTGATCCATCCGCGCTCGCCGCTCACGGCCGCGGAGAGGTCGAGGAACTCCGTGCCCGACCACGCCAGCTGAGCGAAGGCGTTCCCGCTGTGGTCGAGAGTCGCATGCCCGGCGAGGTCGAAACCGTCCGACACGACGCCGTGCGCATGGAGATGGTCGGGCTCGCCGAGGAACCAGTGCGCGAGCGTCACCGGATAGATGCCTCTGTCGCGCAGGATGCTGCCGCCGTCTTCCGGCCGCTCTTTCGGGTCGGGGACCACTGGGGTCGCAGCATTGTCGCTCATCCTCTCCGGGGCAGTTCGCCCCGACATGTGGAATCAGACAACCATGGACGGAGCATTTTGGCAAGCGGTTGCCATCGCTCGACGAAGGAGACGGCGACGCCCTGCCGTACGATCGGGGAACCGGATGCCCGCGACCGCAACGATGAGGGGATGACACTTCGATGTCGAGAGACGAACCGATGGCGTCCGACGAGCCGATGGCGAACCCGGCCCGCACTGGCCGACCTCCGACGATCTACGACATCGCCCAGAAGGTCGGCCTCAATCCGTCCACGGTCTCGCGCGCGCTCAACCGACCCGGTCGAACCAACGCTTCCACCGAGGAGAGGATCCGTGCTGCCGCTGCAGAGCTCGGCTATCGCGTGAACCCCATGGCCCGGGCGCTTCCCACGGGACTCACGGGGACTTTCGCGATCGTGCTGCCCGACATCACCAACCCCGTGCACTTCGAACTGATCCGCGGCGCGGAGCAGGTGGCACGCGCGAACGGGTACACGCTGATCATCTCGGAGACGGAGGGTTTGGCGGAGATCGAACGGGAGACCATACAGACCCTCCAATCGTCCGTGGACGGCCTCCTCGTCGTCGCCTCCCGCTTGGACGACGACTCGCTCGCGACGCTGTCCTGGGTGAAGCCGATCGTCGCGGCGAATCATGCCGCTCCGTCGCTGCCCAGCGTGATCCCCGATCTTGCGATGGGGCTCACCGCCGCCATGGATCATCTCCACGACCTCGGGCACCGGTCGGTGGCGTACCTCGGCCTCAGCGGGGTGCAGATCAATCGCCCGCGCTGGGATCTCGCACTCGACCTCGCGGCGGCACGAGACATCTCGGCGGTGGAGATCGCACTCGACGCCCCCACCGTCGAGGCGGGCGCGGCGGCGCTGCGTCGAGTACGGGCCTCCGGCGTCACCGCCGTGCTCGCTTACAACGACCTCGTCGCCCATGGGCTTCTACGAGCCGCTCGCGCCGAAGGTCTCCACCTCCCCGACGATCTCAGCGTGATCGGATTCGACGACATCTTCAGCGCCGAGCTCGCGGTCCCCGCGCTCACGACGCTGCGCTCTCCGCTGCGCGAGATCGGGACCCGTGCCATGCAGACGGTCATCGACGCGGATCGGAACCGTGCCGCGTCGAAGGTCGTGCTCCCTCTGGAGCTCGTGGTGCGGGAGTCGACCGCCAGAGTTTCGAGGTGACGGGCGGGGGCGAGGAATCGGTCCTCGCCCCGCACCGAACTCACTTGATCGCTCCCGCTCCGATCCCCTTCACGATGTGCCGCTGGGCCATCAGATAGAAGATCACCACGGGCACGATCGAGATGGTCGTCGCCGCGAGCAGGATCTGCTGCTGCGGGGTCTCCGCCGACGTGAACGCGGTGAGTCCTCGCTGGATCGGCATCAGCGCGTTGTCGTCGAAGAGCACGAGCGCCATCAGGTACTCGTTCCACGCGCCGAGCCCCTGGATGACGGCCACGGCTGCGAGCCCGGGCTTCGCGAGGGGCAGGATCACGCTCCAGAAGATGCGGAGCGGTCCGGCGCCGTCCAGCGCTGCGGCCTCCTCCAGATCACGCGGCTGGCTGACGAAGAAGCTGCGCATGATCAGGGTCGACATAGGGATGCCCGAGGTGATCAGGATCAGGACGTAGCCCACCGGGTTGTTGGTCAGCCCCAGCGAGATCAGCAGCTTGTACTGCGCCAGGAACATGGCGGGCGCAGGGATGATCATCACGGCCAGGATGATCACCGTGAACACGCCCTTGCCCGCGAAGTCGAGGCGGGCGAGCGCATAGCCCGCCAGGCTCGACACGATCAGGATGCCGGCGACGGCGCACCCCGTGTAGATGACGCTGTTGCGCAGGTACGTGCCGAGGTCACCCTGCACCCAGGCTGTGACGTAGTTCTGCCATTGCGGGTCGGCCGGCAGGAAGGAGTCGTTCGACAGCAGCTCGGTGAGGCTCTGCAGCGATCCCGAGAGCATCCAGAGGAGCGGGAGCATCGCCGTGAGCGCGGCGATGACGAGAAGCCCGTACAACCCCACCCTGTCGGCACGGATGCGGCGACGGTTGCCGGGGCGGGTGGACTCGGTCGCGACGGGTGTCTCGTCGACCGGCGGCTGGGTGATCAGGGTCATGCGCGGGACCTCCGCCCGGTGATGGCGAGCTGGAGCACGGAGAGCAGCACGAGAGCGCCGCCGAAGACGACGGACATCGCCGCCGCACTGCCGTAGCGCCAGTTCACGAAGGCCTCGTTGAAGATCGCCAGGGTCGGGACCATGGTGTGGTAGCCGGGGCCTCCGTTCGTGAGAACCTGAACGGTTCCGAAGATCTGCAGGGCCGCCAGGAGTGTGAGCAGACTCACGATCGAGGTGACGGGCGCCAGATGCGGCCAGGTGATGTAGCGGAACTGAGCCCACGGGCTCGCACCATCGAGATCGGCCGCCTCATAGAGCTCTTTGGGCACGTCCTGCAGACCGGCCAGGAAGAGGAGGAATCCGAAGCCCCAGTGGAACCAGACGAAGACCGCAGCGACGGCGGGAAGCGCGACCGACGGATCGCCGAGCCAATTCTGCTGGAGCCCTCCGAGACCGATCGTCTCGAGGACCCGGTTGAGCACGCCTGAACCCGGCGCGAGGATGAACGAGAACAGCAGGCCGACGACGACCACCGAGAGCACGCCGGGCAGGTAGAACACGGTGCGGAAGAAGGTCTTGCCCCGGGTGATGCGGTTCACGGCCAGAGCCATCGCCAGGGCCACGCCGTTGCCCACGAAGAAGCCGACCACTCCGAAGAACAGCACGTTCCTCATCGAGGCCCAGAAGACGGGATCGCTCGCGATGAACTCGTAGTTCGCCAGCCCCACCCATGGAGTGTCCGGGCTCACCCCGTCCCACGACTGGAAGCTGAGGAGGATCGCCTGCCCGAACGGCACGATCGTGAAGATCCCGATGAGCGCGATGGCAGGCGCGAGGAAGAGCCAGCCCAGCAGGTTGGCCCGCAGCGAGTGCTTCCTGCGCGGCGCCCGGATGGGGCGCCGCGCAGCAAGCGACAGAGAAGACGTCGTCATGACACGCGGTCTTGGGCGGCCTGGATGTTGGCCAGAGCCTCGTCGATCGTCGCCTCGCCCAGCACGACGCGCTGCGCTTCGGCGACGATGGCGGTGCGGACGTCGGTCGCGTACGTCGCGGACATGACCTGGACGGTCTCGACTCCCGAGGCGAAGCCCGCGAGCTGTGTCGGCACGTCGCCGCTCGAGAGCAGTTCGGGGTTCGTCGGCAGGATACGTCCGACCTCGGCGAACACCGCCTGCTGCTCGGGCTCGGTGAGCCACTTCACGAATGCAAGAGCCTCCTCGGGGTGCTCGCCCTTCGGGTTGATGACCGCGCCCTTTCCGGGGACACCAGGCGAACGGGGGTCCTCGGTGCCGCCATCGACGGCGAGGATGCCCACCGAGAAGTAGTCCTCGAACTCGGGGTTCGTGCGAAGGCCCACCGAGACGCCCGGGGATGCGTCGAAGATCGAGCCCATCGCTTGGGTGAAGAACGACGACTCCACGTTCGGGTTGTCATCCTGGCCGCCGACCAGCGCGTCATGGGCGATCACGCCGGCGTCCTTCATGTCGACCAGAACCTGGAAGGCCTCTCGCCAGGCATCCTGCTCCCAGCTCTCCTCACCGTTGAAGGTCGCCGCGATCTCTTCGTCGGTCAGCCAGTTGGAGACGATCGCCTGCAGGAACTGGGGTGTGAGCGAGGCTGCGACCGAGAAGCCGCCGTCATCGGAGGCGGCGAGCGCATCGATGAAGTCCTCTGTCGTCGTCGGGGCCTCTTCGAGGGTCATCCCGGTGAGGGCCGGGTTCACGAGGAAGCCGTAGGTCTGCGTCTCCCAGTGCACCGTGTAGATCCCCGCGGGGACATCGAGGTTGTTGCCCTCCTCGAAGGTGGACATCTCGATGATCGCCGGACTGAAGTCATCGCTCCACTCCCCCTCGAGCTCGTCGGTGAGGTCCATCGCCCAGCCCGCCTTGTAGAACGGAGCCATGTCCGTGGCCTGGAACGAGGAGTAGATGTCGGGCATCGAGTTCGACTGCGCCCGCGCCTGAAGCTTCGGGAGGTAGTCGGCGGGTCCGGGCGAGTCGATCGTGACCTTGATCCCGGTCTCGTCCGTGTACTGCTCCGCGAGCTGCGTGAGCGCGGCCTCCTGACCGCGAGACTGGTTCATGAACGTCAGTTCGACGTCTCCCGCATCGGCGGGCGGCTTCGCCGGCTCGGCAGACGAGCAGCCCGAGAGGGCGACCGCCATCGCTGCGGCGACGCCGCCGGCGGCGAGCACGAGACGTCGAGCACCTCGGGGAGCGTGGGGGTAACGCGTGGTCCTCATCATTGAAAATCCTTCGAACAGTGAACCGTCGAGCGGTTCGATATCGGTTGCTGCTGCGGTGGTGCGCGCTTCGGTGACGTTCCTATCAAGACTGTCAACCGGTTGCCTTACAGATCTCAATCCTCTCTTGTCGTAGATGCGGGGTCACCCGACGGCCGAAGCCGCCCGATCGGTCAGGGTCGTGAATGGCGTTCCGCCCTCGTAGCTCACTCGCCACTCCTCCGGTACGGACGCTCCGGCCTCGATGGCCGCGACGATGTACGCGACCGCGGCGAGGAGGCCGCCGTTGGCGGGGAGGTAGAGCGACAGGAAGCCCGGGATCTGCGGGTTATGGCCGTTCGCGAGAAACTCGTTCTTCGGGGAGGGGAGGAGCATCGCGTCGAAGGCCCGCCTCAGGTCGCCCAACCGCGCTGCGGTCATGGCCATGACGGGGTAGTCCCACCCCCAGCTCGACTGCAGATCCCACCGCGACCACACGGCGTCGAGCGTGGCGCGCATGACATCGGGCGCGATGATCTCGGTCGGCGGGAGCCACCCGAGGGCCATGAGCATCGACGGGTGGTCCTTGCGGATCAGATGCGGCGGCGTCGACAGTGCGGCATACGTGCCGTCGTCGAGAACGGTCGGCCGCGACATGGCACGCGCCACACGCTCCCAGTCGTCGCGGATGTCGAGTCCGAGCAGCGCGCGCCACTCGTTCGCGACGTCGAGAGCCCACGACCAGTAGGCCAGCTCGAAGGTCGGGTCGGTGTTCGTCCTCCGGTCGGCGAGGTAGCTCTCCTGCGCAGGGATCAGAGGCGGCGGCAGCACGAAGACTCCATCGCGCTCCTCCACGAAATCGGCCATGAAGTCGGCGGTCGCCTCGACCAGGTCGTAGTGCGCACTCAGGAAGTCATCGCTCCTCCCCTGCTGGCGGAGGAGCTCGAGCAGGTGGATGATGTGGGGCTGCTGCCAGACGAGGAACACTCCGATGTTGCTCGGCGACTCCTGAGCGGTGGGGTCGGTCTGCTTCGGCCAGCGAGCGCCGCGATACCCCTGCCAGGCGGCGGTGTCGCGCGCCGCCTGGAGGGCATCGTGGTACCACCCGAGGCTGCGTTCGAGCAGATCGCCGCGCCCCCAGAGCGCGAAGTGGGCGCCGTGCCACCAGTGCATCTCCAGATGGAACTTGCCCGTCCAGGTGTTGTAGGTCAGGCCGGTCTCCGCCGGCGGTGTCGCCCCCGCCCCGTTCACAGCGGTGAGGTACTGCGACAGCACCACACGGCGCTCCAACTCGTCGGCACGCTCGTCGTCGCTGCCCTCGAAGGTCACCGCGACACCGCTCTGCCAGTACCTCTCCCACCAGACCGCTGCCGCGTCGACGACGTCGGCGAACGTCCTGTCGATCGGCCCAGCATCCGGCTCAGCGGGATGCAGGACGACGACGAGCTCGAGCGCCCCGCGCTCGGTCGTGGCGAGTGCGGCATCGCCGCGCGCGTCGAGCTCGCCGGTCGTCGACACCTCGACGTGATACGTCGTGTCCTCGACGCGGCGACACGCGATCGCAGCGCCGGAAGCCCGGCGGCTCCAGCACGTCGACTCACGCAGAGGCAACTCGAAGGCAGCGAGATCGTCCGGTTGGGCATCGAAGATCCACGACACCCCCCAGCCCCGGTCGAGGAGCTGCGACTCGACCCGCACCGCGAACGACGCATCCGAGGGGTGCCCGACCGTCGTCACAGCCACGGTCTCGCCGTGGAGCAGATACGTGGCGTGCACACGCCCGGTCCACAGATCGAGCTCCGTGCGGGGGTTGAGCACGGAGTCGGGATCGAGCGCAGGCGATCCGTCGTCCGGCGGGGTCAACGCCAGCCGACCGAGGTGCGCGCGGCGCGGATTGAAATGGAACCAGGCGCCGGCCGCGAACTCGTCGGCGATCTCGTCGCCTGCTCGCTGCAGACCCATCCGGTCGAAATAGGGAACGGGCCCTCTGGCCGTGTCGTATCGGGTGACGGTCTCGTCACGGTCGAACTCCCGCGTGGTCCGCGTGCGGTACCACGCCCACGATGACTGGGTGCGCAGGGGGATCTGGAAGTCATCGGCGTCGAAGCCCCGAGGCCGCTGCTCCGGAAGCCCGTCGATTCCGGAGCCCGCGACGCGATGGGGATCGGGAACCAGTTCGTGGAAGGCAGGAAAGGTCTGCAGACCCGTGATGTCGACCGTCAGCGCCGCGTCGCCGTTGCCGACAGTGAGCACACCGGTCGGGTGCGCTGCCGTCAGCACCGGGTTGTGCCGCCGCACGAGGCGGCGGCGGTCGACGGTCGTCGCAGGCATCTTCACCTTTTCCCCGACTCAATTCTGAGTCGACTAGTACTTTCGCTGGATGAGCATAACATTGCCTGAGCGGCACACTCAAGAGCAATCGGAAGGACGCTGATGGCCCAGAAGAGAGGTCCGTACGCGAAGTCGGATCAGCGACGCCAGGCGCTCAGCAGGGCCGCACTCGATCTCGTGCGTCGGCACGGCCACCGCAATGTCTCGGTGTCGGACATCGCCGAGCTCGCCGAGACGAGCGAGGCGACGGTGTTCTACCACTTCCCCACAAAGGAAGCCCTGTTCATCGCCGCACTGGCTCAACACGACGAGGAGAACATCCGCGCGCGGGGTGAGGAAGCGGGCGCGATCGCAGACATGGGCGCGCGCGCGGAGGCCGGCGTCCAGCGCACGAACTACGCACGGCTCTACAACGAGCTCGCCGGCGCCGCCGCCGACCCCACCCATCCGGCGAACGAGTTCTTCCAGGCGCGCTGGGCGCGGTCGACAGCCGTGGTGGCCACGGACATCCGTCGACTGCAGCAGAGCGGACGGGTCGATGGTTCGGTCGACCCCGAAGCCGCAGCCCATCTCCTGCTCGCCGCGTGGGAGGGCCTGCAGCTGCAGTGGATGCAGGGGCCGCCGTTCGATATCCGCGCACGGGTCGAGACACACATCCGCGCATTGCTCGGAGCGGGCGCGCTGGACTGACGCGCCCGCCCCGACCCGCTGCGAGCCAGGCTCACACAGTGCCGCCGGCGCGTTCCGCACGACTTTGCCTCGCGACGGCGCCGAGCCACGCCAGGCTGGGCTTCGGCCGCCTCTCGAAGGTCTCCCGATCGACAGCCACGAGGCCGAACGTCGGCGACCAGTGGCCCCATTCGTAGTTGTCGAGCAGGCTCCAGTGGATGTAGCCGCGCACGTCGACGCCGTCCGCCATGGCTTCGGCGAGTGCGGTGAGCGCCGATTCCGTGTATGCGATCCGCCGCGTGTCATCTCCGGTCGCGATCCCGTTCTCCGTCACGACGACCGGCACGTGCGGAAGCACGTCCGCCGTATGACGCACCGCGATGCCGAGCGCATCCGGCCGGTAGGCCGTGCGCACCAGCGTGTTGTCGGGGTGCACGGGGTGAGGCTCGATGCCGTCGAGGCCCACCCACTGGGCCGAGTACGCCTGCACGCCGATGTAGTCGTCGTCCGCCGCAGCTTCGAGATACAGGTCCTCCCAGACGTACTCCAGACGACGACGAACCTCCTCCGCCCCTGGGCGCGTCTCGAACGCGCGACTGGCGACCGACCAGCCGACGCGCGCCCCGGTGCGTTCACGCACGATGTCCCTGGCCGCGTGGTGCGCCTCGATGAGGCGTCGGCCGATCTCCTCCGACGGTGCGGGCTTCACGGGACGCGGGGTGTCAGCCTCCAACGTGGGACTGAGCCACTCGGTCGCGGAGTTCGGGTCCAGAGCGGTCTCCGCCTCTTCCACCATGATCGCGAGCATGTTCGGCTCGTTGATCGTGCACACCCACTCGACGCCGTCGAGGATCGTCGTCGTGACCTCCACGTAGGCGCGGAATCTGTCGATCGCCTGCGGCGAGCGCCATCCGCCCTCTTCGGCGAACCACCGCGGCGAGGTGAAGTGATGCAGCGTGACGAATGGCCGCACTCCGGCATCCAGTGCCGTGTCGATCATGCGCCGATAGTGCGCGAGCTGTACGCGCGAGAACTGTCCGGGAGCCGGCTCGATACGTGCCCACTCGATTCCGAACCGGTAGGTGTCGAGGCCGGAATCCGCGATGAGAGCGATGTCCTCGGGATAGCGGTTGTAGCTGTCGAGGGCGTCGCCGCTGCGATCGGCTCCGATCATGTGCGGCTCCTGCATCCAGAAGTCGCTGTTGACGTTGTTACCCTCCACCTGGTGCGGTGCGCTGGCGGCACCCCAGAGGAAGTCGGCGGGGAAGCTGGGCATCGATGCTCCAATTCTGAGTCAACTTGCAATTTCAACTCAGCGTATCGGAACGACGATCCCGCCACCAGGATCGGTCACGGATCAGGGAGGATGCGCCGACTCGCGTCGCATCCTCCCCCGCCTCACTGGGCGATGAGGTGCCCGCGACCGCAGAAGGGGCCCGGCAGCACCGCGTGCCTCGAACCATCGGGGAACACGACCGTCGCCGCCGATCCGGCCGGGACCTCCGCTTCGATCTGGAGCTCGTCCCCGTCGATCCGCCACTCGACACGTATCCGCCCTCGCGGAGTGTCGAGATGCCCGGTCGCCCAGGTCAGTCCGCCGCCCAGGACGGGGGCGATCGTGAACGTGTGCCACGCGACCGATCCCGGGTCCTGACGAAGGCCGAGAGCATGCGTGTGCAGGAAGCGGATGACCGCGCCCTTGCTGTAGTGATTCAGAGACTCGTGAGCAGCGCCTTCGTCGTCGACGCCTTCCCAGTCCTCCCAGACGGTGGTCGCGCCCCTGTCGATCATGTGCAGCCACGACGGTGCGCTGCGCTGGAACAGCAGCTCGTAGGCGACACTGGCATGCCCGGTGTCGGCGAGCGCGGGCAGCAGATCGCCGGTGGCGAGGAACCCGGTCCCGAGATGGGTGCCGGCGGCCCGGATGAGCTCGACGAGCCGCTCCGCCGCCGCAGCGCGCTGCGACTCGGGGATGAGCCCGAAGGTGAGCGCGCGCACGTACGCGGCCTGCGTGTCCTGCACCGTTCGACCGTCACCCGCGAGGAACTCGGTGCGCCAGGCGTCGAGAATGCGGTCGGCCAGCACGGCGTATCGCTCGGCATCCTCGGCCCGACCGAGCACCGTCGCCGCGTCCGCGAGGATCCGCGTCGAACGGTAGAGGTAGGCCGTGCCGACCTCTCCCTTGTCGGCCATGAACCAGGCCATGGGGTTGGTCTTGATCGGGTCCAGGCGCGAGCCGTCCTCAGCCTTGGGAACAGGCTCGGTCCACTCTCCCCAGTGGAAGGTGCCGTCCCACAGATATTCCTCGTGCGGCTGCGGCTCCGCCGACCGCTCCACGCGGGAATGATGCCGTGTCGTGCGCGCAGCCCCGAGGGCCCACTCGACCCAGCGGACCATCGCGTCCCAGTTCTCCTCGAGAATCTGGGAGTCGCCGTACGCGGTGTACATCTCCCATGGCACGAAGGTGATCGCATCGCCCCATCCAGAGGATCCCGTCATCATCGCGAACTGATCGTCGAGGTTCAGCTTGATGCGGCGACCGTCAGGCGAGAAGTTCGCGATGCGCCCGTCGTCGAGCTGATCGTCGCGCACCGACCGCAGCCACTTGCGGGTGAAGCCGAGCACGTCGTACAGTCGTGCGGCCGTCGGCGCGAAGACCTGATAGTCGCCCGTCCACGCCAGACGCTCGCGTGTCGGGCAGTCGGTCGGCACATCCACGGCGTTGCCGCGGAAGCTCCAATCGGCGATCTCGTGGAGCCGGTTGAGTGCGGGCGCGCTGGACTCGAACGATGCCGTGCGACGAAGATCCGTCTGAACGATGCGCATCTGCGCTGTCGCCGCGTCGAAGGAGGCGCGTTCGCGCGATATCCGCGCGTACTGGAACCCGTGCACCGTGTGACGCGGCTCGAAGACCTCATCGCCTCCGGAGGAGACCACCTCGTCGTGCTGGACGAACACCACGGACGGTTCGCCCGGCTTGGTCGAGTCGAGGTGCGAGGTGTCGAGATCACCGTCCTGGTCGACGTGCTCGCCGTAGTCGATCACCGTTCGAGTGCCTGCGGGGCCGAGGTCAGTCAGCCGGATCCATCCCGAGGCGTTCTGCCCGAAGTCGAGCACCCAGGTGTCTTCTGCGATTCGGTTCGCATTCACCGCGTCGCGCGTCTCGACCACGCGCACCGGCGGGGCGGGCGACCAGGAGATGGGCGGCCCCTCGACCGCGCCGACGATCACGGGCACCGCGGATCCGCTCTCCGCGCGGAAGTCGGTCGTCTGCCCCTCCATCAGGTCGGCCCGGACGATCGTCGACTGAGCGCTGGTCCATTCGCCGTCGGTGCGGATCACACGCCGCGATCCGTCGGCGAGTTCGAGGTGCAGTTCCGCCCGAGCCGCGAGCGTCGTACCCCATCCCGCCGGCAGGCGGAACGCACCGACCTGACCTCGATACCAGCCGTCGGAGAGCTCGATCTCGAGTGCGTTGCGACCGCCCTGGAGCAGGGAGGTCACATCGGCCGCCTGCGCGTAGACCGTGCGGTCGTACGACGTGGAACCCGGAGCGAGCTCGGCGGTGCCGACCCGCTGTCCGTTGACCCTGGCCTCGTAGACCCCAAGCGCCGTCGAGTAGAGACGAGCCGCGACGACGTCGTCCGCCTCGAACGCGCGGGACAGTGTGTGGGCGCCGCGAGCTCCGTAGCCAGGGTCATCGTGCTCGACCGGGCTGATCCACTCCGCCGACCAGTCGGCGTCGAGCAGACCGCACTCGAAGGTCGACCAGTCGGACCACTCCGACGGGGCGTCCCCGGCTTGCACCCGCGCCCGCCACCGCACGCGCTGCCCACTCGTCAGCGGAACCCAGGGCCACTCGACGAAGAGATGAGAGCCGGCATCGAGCGGCACGCGCGCCCGGCTCTCGCCGTCGACGATCGCCTCGAGCTCGAAACCGTTCGATGTCT
This is a stretch of genomic DNA from Microbacterium sp. YJN-G. It encodes these proteins:
- a CDS encoding family 1 glycosylhydrolase — protein: MPSFPADFLWGAASAPHQVEGNNVNSDFWMQEPHMIGADRSGDALDSYNRYPEDIALIADSGLDTYRFGIEWARIEPAPGQFSRVQLAHYRRMIDTALDAGVRPFVTLHHFTSPRWFAEEGGWRSPQAIDRFRAYVEVTTTILDGVEWVCTINEPNMLAIMVEEAETALDPNSATEWLSPTLEADTPRPVKPAPSEEIGRRLIEAHHAARDIVRERTGARVGWSVASRAFETRPGAEEVRRRLEYVWEDLYLEAAADDDYIGVQAYSAQWVGLDGIEPHPVHPDNTLVRTAYRPDALGIAVRHTADVLPHVPVVVTENGIATGDDTRRIAYTESALTALAEAMADGVDVRGYIHWSLLDNYEWGHWSPTFGLVAVDRETFERRPKPSLAWLGAVARQSRAERAGGTV
- a CDS encoding family 78 glycoside hydrolase catalytic domain; protein product: MTLASNPASVPAAPYDLRIDSGGDDFTVSEATPRLSFTVPVEAETSNGFELEAIVDGESRARVPLDAGSHLFVEWPWVPLTSGQRVRWRARVQAGDAPSEWSDWSTFECGLLDADWSAEWISPVEHDDPGYGARGAHTLSRAFEADDVVAARLYSTALGVYEARVNGQRVGTAELAPGSTSYDRTVYAQAADVTSLLQGGRNALEIELSDGWYRGQVGAFRLPAGWGTTLAARAELHLELADGSRRVIRTDGEWTSAQSTIVRADLMEGQTTDFRAESGSAVPVIVGAVEGPPISWSPAPPVRVVETRDAVNANRIAEDTWVLDFGQNASGWIRLTDLGPAGTRTVIDYGEHVDQDGDLDTSHLDSTKPGEPSVVFVQHDEVVSSGGDEVFEPRHTVHGFQYARISRERASFDAATAQMRIVQTDLRRTASFESSAPALNRLHEIADWSFRGNAVDVPTDCPTRERLAWTGDYQVFAPTAARLYDVLGFTRKWLRSVRDDQLDDGRIANFSPDGRRIKLNLDDQFAMMTGSSGWGDAITFVPWEMYTAYGDSQILEENWDAMVRWVEWALGAARTTRHHSRVERSAEPQPHEEYLWDGTFHWGEWTEPVPKAEDGSRLDPIKTNPMAWFMADKGEVGTAYLYRSTRILADAATVLGRAEDAERYAVLADRILDAWRTEFLAGDGRTVQDTQAAYVRALTFGLIPESQRAAAAERLVELIRAAGTHLGTGFLATGDLLPALADTGHASVAYELLFQRSAPSWLHMIDRGATTVWEDWEGVDDEGAAHESLNHYSKGAVIRFLHTHALGLRQDPGSVAWHTFTIAPVLGGGLTWATGHLDTPRGRIRVEWRIDGDELQIEAEVPAGSAATVVFPDGSRHAVLPGPFCGRGHLIAQ